From the genome of Methanoregula boonei 6A8:
GTGGCGATATCCTCCATCCCGTAGAAGATGGTCTTCTCGTCGATGTCGGCCTCTTTTAGGATCTTTGAGATATCCACGATCTCCATGTAGCCGAGGTAAATCTCGAAGATCGAGAGCCCTTTGGTGAGCTCCCGGGTCACACCCCAGGTCACCCCGAACGGCTGCTCGGTGCGGATGATCGAGATGACAATGTTCTCCTCGTACACGATGTTGTTGACAAACATTGTCCGGGGGATGTACTGCGGGAGGCGCCGGAAGTCCCGGGCAAAGTACAGGGCGGAGCCCGAGATTTTGTTCACCGATGCATAGACCTTGTTGAACTCCGGCAGGAAATCCTCGATAGGCACGGGCTTGAGGGAGCTTGCCAGCTGGCGCTGGCCGTTTGTGTAAATCAGGATGATCCCAAGCGGTATTGCTGCGATAATGAGCGACCAGTACCCGCCACTCGGGATCTTATGGAGGTTGGAGATCAAAAACGAGGTGGTCACGACCAGCACGCCGCCCGCAATGATGCTTTTGATGAGCTCCCCGCGGAGCACCAGGATCCAGAGGATGAAGATACTGGTGATCATCATGGTACCGCAGACGGCCAGGCCGTAGGCATGGGTAAGGCTGTTCGAGGACCTAAAGACCATAATGACCAGGAGCACCGCAAAGAGGAGCATCCAGTTCACCACGTCGATATAAATCTGGGAACGGAGGTGCGGGGAGGTGTACTCGATGTGCAGGAGCGGGAGGATACGGGTCGTGATCCCCTGGTACACAATGGAGAAGATCCCTGAGATCATGGCCTGCGATGCGATCACGGTCGCGGCAATACTCAGGAGCAGGAACGGGATGTAGAGGAATTTTGCCTCGGAGAAGATCATATCGAAGAGCACGTTCTGGGAGTTGGGGTTGGCCATCAGGAAAGCGCCCTGGCCAAAGTAGTTGATCACAAGCGCAAAAAAGACCAGGTGCCAGGCCTTGACAATGGGCTCCCGGCCCAAGTGTCCCATATCGGCATAGAGCGCCTCGCCCCCGGTGGCACAGAGGATAACGGAAGAGAGGATCAAAAAGCCCGCAAGGCCGTTATGGAGGAGATAGTCTGCCGCGTACATCGGGTTGACGGCAAAGAGCACCTGCGGGGCCAGGCAGAGGGCCACCACACCCGAGACCGCAAGGACTGCAAACCAGACCACCATCACCGGGCCAAAGGCCCAGGCCACCTTCTCGGTCCCCCGGGCCTGGAAGGCAAACAGGCAGATGGTGATGATTGCCGCGGCAAGCATGAGGAAGATCTGGGCAGTCTGCTCAAAACCCGGGATGAGGAGCACACCTTCAACTGCCGAAAGGATACTGATCGCCGGGGTGATCACGCCATCCCCGATAAAAAGGGAGATGCCTATGATGGACAGGAGCGAGACAAACGCGATCTGGTTGCCGGACTTTAACATCGGCAGCAGGATCTCCTTGAGTACAATGGTCCCGCCTTCGCCTTTCTTCCCCATGTGCATGGCAAGGAAGGTGTACTGCACGGTAACGAGGATCGTGAGCGTCCAGAAAATAAGCGAGAGGATGCCCATAACGTTCTGGGGGGTGGGGGGGATCAAAAGGAAGATCGCGGTGAAGGTATAGATGGGGCTGGTACCGATATCGCCAAAAACGAGGCCCATCGATTTGACAACCGAAGGCATCGCAACGTGATCCCGAAGCATTCCTGCTTTACCCGTGGGGACGACGAAGGTATATTAGTTTCCTTTCTCTGGCGGATTATGCGATTTTCCGGGAGGAGGGTGCAGGCGATACTACTGCCCTGCTTCCCCGTCGTCCCCTGCATCCTGCGGCTCTTTTGACCCTTTGCGCTCGTCAGTCCAGATCCGGTAGCTCTTCATCACGAGCACGATAATGAGCGGCCCAAGAACAAACCCGGCAAGGCCAAGCGTCAGGAGCCCGCCGATGAGCCCGACAAACATGATCACCGGGTTGATCTTCACCCGGCGGCCGACAAGCACCGGGCGGATATAGATCTCAGGGAGAGCCGAGACTACGATATACCCCAGGATGACCATGATGAGCAGGCCCCGCAGGTCCCCAAGCGCAAGCGAGTAGGCTCCGACAATGATGAAGGCAACTGACGAGCCAAGGATAGGGATGAGCTCGCAGAAAGCGGCCAGGAATGAGTAAAAGAGGATGTTCCCGTACCCGAGCAGGTAGAAGACCGGCAGGGAGATAACGAAGGTCAGGGCAGCAATTGCAAACTGGACAATATAGATCACGTACAGGGTGTCAACCGTCACCGGGGTGAGCAGCTCGCAGTAACTCCGCACCTGCACAGGAAGGTGCCGGAAGATCCGGTCCCTGAGGGCAATGCCCCGGAGCAAAAAGAGGAAGAAGGAGAGGAAAAAGACAAGGCCCTTAAAAACAATCAGAAGGATATTTGCCGTGATGGTGGCCCAGTAATTGACAAAGAGGGCGTTACCCTTGGCCACCCAGAAAAGGAGCGTGTCCTTGCTGATCGAGACCCCGAACGCCCCCGGCTGCGTGGCCGGGTTCGCAAGCCATGTTCCGATGGTACCAAAGATCTGGTTGATGAGCCCGGCATTCTGCCGGAGGACGAGATCGGTGCAGTATGCTGCCGCTGCCACCAGGGTAAAGAGCGCAATCGTGAGCGCTGCTGCCGAGACCACAGCAGGCACCGAGCGCATGAGCCGGTGGTGTACCGGCATCAGCACAACTGCCAGGGAAGCCGAGAGTACCACCATATCAAGCACCGGCCAGAAGATGACCAGGGCCAGCAGGGTAAGAAACAGGACCACAAGAAACGGGTAGTACTCCCGGTCAGGGCACTCCATACCTGATCGGTTGACGGCAGGAGCTTAAAATAGGTACGGGTGCGGTTCCCGCGATCATAACCCATAACAAGGAAAGAACACCAACTATCTCCTTATCCCATGAAGCGGCTCGATCACCTTGCCATGATTATCCACGATGTGGGGCGCATCTGCGGGTTCCTGGGATACCTCTCGCTTCTTCCCTTCGTGGTTCTGGTGATATTCCAGGAATGGGACATGCTCATTCCCATGGCAAGCGCCCCCATTGCGTTCCTGGTTCTCGGGTACATCCTGACCCGGGTCGAGGTCAGGGACTACGAGCCGCCCGTCTCGATCATGCTTGTGGCCGTTGCCGCTGCCTGGTTTTTGATCGCCATTGTCGGGGCGCTCCCCTTTATGCTGGGCATGGGCATGTCCTATACTGACGGCATCTTCGAGGCAATGTCAGGCTGGACCAGCACCGGCTTTACCATGATCCAGGCGCTTGACCAGGCGCCCATGACGCTTCTTTTCTGGCGGACCTACATGCAGTGGATCGGCGGGATCGGGATCATTGTCTTTGGGATCTCGATGCGGAGGAGAAGCCGGTTCTCGCTCTTCCAGATCTTCCGTTCCGAGGGAAAACCCGAAGACCTCATGCCCAACCTGATGTCTACGGGCTGGAGGATGTGGAAGATCTACATCTTCCTGACCGTAATCTTCACCGGCCTTGTGATGCTTGCAGGCATCCCGCTCTGGGATGCGGTAAACCTGGTCATGGTCGCAATCGCCACCGGCGGCTTTACCCTGCACTCGGCAGGCCTTGCCTACTACCACAACCCCCTGCTTGAGGCCCTGCTCATCCCGGTGATGCTTGCCGGTGCAATTCCTTTTAA
Proteins encoded in this window:
- a CDS encoding KUP/HAK/KT family potassium transporter — encoded protein: MLRDHVAMPSVVKSMGLVFGDIGTSPIYTFTAIFLLIPPTPQNVMGILSLIFWTLTILVTVQYTFLAMHMGKKGEGGTIVLKEILLPMLKSGNQIAFVSLLSIIGISLFIGDGVITPAISILSAVEGVLLIPGFEQTAQIFLMLAAAIITICLFAFQARGTEKVAWAFGPVMVVWFAVLAVSGVVALCLAPQVLFAVNPMYAADYLLHNGLAGFLILSSVILCATGGEALYADMGHLGREPIVKAWHLVFFALVINYFGQGAFLMANPNSQNVLFDMIFSEAKFLYIPFLLLSIAATVIASQAMISGIFSIVYQGITTRILPLLHIEYTSPHLRSQIYIDVVNWMLLFAVLLVIMVFRSSNSLTHAYGLAVCGTMMITSIFILWILVLRGELIKSIIAGGVLVVTTSFLISNLHKIPSGGYWSLIIAAIPLGIILIYTNGQRQLASSLKPVPIEDFLPEFNKVYASVNKISGSALYFARDFRRLPQYIPRTMFVNNIVYEENIVISIIRTEQPFGVTWGVTRELTKGLSIFEIYLGYMEIVDISKILKEADIDEKTIFYGMEDIATNHVVWKIFGAIKHLTPSVVQFYRLPADKIHGVVTRVEM
- a CDS encoding AI-2E family transporter, with protein sequence MECPDREYYPFLVVLFLTLLALVIFWPVLDMVVLSASLAVVLMPVHHRLMRSVPAVVSAAALTIALFTLVAAAAYCTDLVLRQNAGLINQIFGTIGTWLANPATQPGAFGVSISKDTLLFWVAKGNALFVNYWATITANILLIVFKGLVFFLSFFLFLLRGIALRDRIFRHLPVQVRSYCELLTPVTVDTLYVIYIVQFAIAALTFVISLPVFYLLGYGNILFYSFLAAFCELIPILGSSVAFIIVGAYSLALGDLRGLLIMVILGYIVVSALPEIYIRPVLVGRRVKINPVIMFVGLIGGLLTLGLAGFVLGPLIIVLVMKSYRIWTDERKGSKEPQDAGDDGEAGQ